A single genomic interval of Apis cerana isolate GH-2021 linkage group LG2, AcerK_1.0, whole genome shotgun sequence harbors:
- the LOC108002882 gene encoding ubinuclein-1 isoform X4 gives MSEAKRVPLQTLEFPESLGYATKKEKKGEKGKQLAPSFRFTLTLPESNEKACPEFNYAQLLKAAEKKRRKELKRGDENASNGLSFDDDDDDDKLRDMARRFEAKYGTSTMGRKRHKYDDYVDLGAGYDENDSFIDNTDAYDEIVPEEMTTAHGGFYINCGALEFRTTDRHLLVHNNNNNNNNNQSNDDESSESSEEDTEDVDSPKRSEKRNLSSSDEDDTEDITGDQPRNKKQKIDENGEKKQSHENIIKKKKKQNSQDQQNFQQDRDTLSRRKEKGETTDAEEDQEDKKKSDKIDTQKNKNTSDKKFDIKKFEKKTSSSNGYDTKKLELKKLGGKDSNIDDAIESVVNAARVEDESSRDTTDSGKSRCIGTESECDDIDKEEAPLPDSLPENIVEIVNKLKACAENNKEGKAKFFNAAVNALLLSLEKKLRALPSSSLRLETYGHLARFLPCSKVALQNRAKKLFVQDVDYKTRDLIKRLKTVIDEIMPSVVCKYVDECQKVAEGKEIEGSPEDVESSDDEGVCEDADKSKIPRKRFPWTEEAKKLVSEIASIKSQCYNVLRPRKLDMYTYVGSFMVRQVLPLWPRGYMTTHALLKFVGEAEPTTKKKTKKLKEVGNGNTTSSENVIYSSARVEASNISATFSQEKVSGGASKIQNVTENSTSYKQGTTKSDSIEKKQHSIKNKDKTKDTGNSGQYHENSTVLSNNSSVGKISVVPTAQLMAQKPIKNQMEKINLMDLVNSSLSITPVNDFHKSSTKMNENKKDVVSITAYSETSNVLPNTNEVPQSGHHSVHRQEASYSCTQSQHSNYSTSNQSSSLSKTVSLKHRLLNENTDIKNDKKLEDKDIDLVNKTEKRDKKRERCVESKHKSHDVKKKKKDQKVLDKQLGYVNSDVVPIQQQQQPSLTKEEQEQRQNEETIAATNYLSQIFNDDASSRGISDKRKDAGLILDDLVSNAVQPSEQEKDVQMVMRSLKELQELQEMKYSPSNSPINSNIQKSNKSNTQCATYQDEYSRLYLKKDVKLKSKEESQW, from the exons ATGTCAGAAGCTAAAAGGGTACCTTTGCAGACCTTGGAGTTTCCGGAGTCCTTGGGCTACGCCacaaaaaaggagaaaaaaggggaaaagggCAAACAGCTCGCGCCCTCCTTCCGCTTTACACTTACCCTGCCAGAGTCGAACGAGAAGGCATGTCCTGAGTTCAACTATGCACAACTCCTCAAAGCAGCCGAG aaaaaacgtAGGAAAGAATTGAAACGGGGAGATGAAAATGCCAGCAATGGATTATCTTtcgatgacgatgatgatgatgataaactTCGAGATATGGCAAGACGGTTTGAAGcgaaatat gGAACTTCTACTATGGGCAGGAAACGACATAAATATGATGATTATGTGGATTTGGGAGCTGGATACGATgaaaatgattcttttatCGACAATACTGATGCA tATGATGAAATTGTACCAGAAGAGATGACCACAGCACATGGAGGATTTTACATTAACTGTGGAGCTCTTGAATTTCGGACAACAGATCGGCATTTATTGgttcataataataacaataataataataataatcaaagcAATGACGACGAAAGCAGTGAAAGTAGTGAAGAAGATACAGAGGATGTGGATAGTCCAAAAAGATCAGAAAAACGAAATCTTAGTTCATCAGATGAAGATGATACTGAAGATATTACTGGTGATCAACCAAGAAATaaa aaacaaaaGATAGATGAAAATGgtgaaaagaaacaaagtcatgaaaatattattaaaaagaagaaaaaacaaaattctcaagatcaacaaaattttcaacaagatAGAGATACTTTAAGCAGacggaaagagaaaggagaaactACAGATGCTGAAG AAGATcaagaagataaaaagaaatctgataaaatagatacacaaaaaaataaaaatacatcagataaaaaatttgatataaaaaaatttgaaaaaaagacgTCAAGTAGTAATGGTTATGATACGAAAAAATTAGAGCTAAAAAAATTAGGTGGTAAAGATAGTAACATTGATGATGCAATAGAAAGTGTAGTTAATGCTGCAAGAGTTGAAGATGAGTCAAGTAGAGATACAACAGATTCCGGTAAATCTCGGTGTATAGGTACAGAATCAGAATGTGATGATATCGATAAAGAAGAAGCACCATTACCTGATTCTCTTCCagaaaatattgtagaaatagttaataaattaaaagcatGTGCTGAAAAcaataaagaaggaaaagctaaattttttaatgcagcAGTAAATGCATTATTGTTGAG tttagagaaaaaattgagAGCACTTCCTTCTTCGAGTTTAAGATTAGAAACATATGGTCATCTCGCACGATTTTTACCATGTAGTAAAGTAGCACTTCAAAATAGagcaaagaaattatttgtgCAGGATGTGGATTATAAGACTAGAGATCTTATAAAAAg gcTAAAAACAGTGATTGATGAAATAATGCCATCTGTAGTATGCAAATATGTAGATGAATGTCAAAAAGTGGCTGAAGGAAA gGAAATAGAAGGATCACCTGAAGATGTTGAGAGTTCTGATGACGAGGGTGTTTGTGAAGATGCAGACAAATCGAAAATTCCTAGGAAGCGATTTCCTTGGACTGAAGAAgcaaa aaAACTTGTTTCTGAAATCGCAAGTATAAAGAGTCAATGTTACAATGTTTTAAGACCAAGAAAATTAGATATGTATACTTATGTTGGATCTTTTATGGTTCGTCAAGTATTACCATTATGGCCACGTGGTTATATGACCACACATGCTTTATTAAAGTTTGTTGGTGAAGCTGAACCTAC cacaaaaaagaaaacaaaaaaattgaaagaagttGGTAATGGTAATACTACCAGTTCAGAAAATGTGATCTACAGTTCTGCAAGAGTTGAAGCATCAAATATAAGTGCTACTTTTTCACAAGAGAAAGTCTCAGGGGGTGCATCTAAAATCCAAAATGTAACAGAAAATTCTACTAGTTACAAACAAGGAACTACAAAAAGTGATAGTATAGAGAAAAAGCAACATagtataaagaataaagataaaactaAAGACACTGGCAATTCGGGACAATATCATGAAAATTCAACagttttatctaataattctaGTGTAGGTAAAATTTCTGTTGTACCTACAGCTCAGTTAATGGCTCAGAAacctattaaaaatcaaatggaaaaaattaatttaatggacCTAGTTAATAGTTCTCTTTCTATTACACCAGTTAATGATTTTCATAAGTCATCTacgaaaatgaatgaaaataaaaaggatgTAGTTTCTATTACTGCTTACTCTGAAACTTCAAATGTTCTTCCAAATACAAATGAAGTGCCTCAAAGTGGACATCATTCCGTACACAGACAGGAAGCTTCATATTCATGTACACAATCACAACATTCTAATTATTCCACATCAAATCAATCATCTTCACTTTCAAAAACAGTATCTCTAAAACATAgattattgaatgaaaatactgatataaagaatgataaaaaactaGAAGATAAAGATATTGATTTGGTTAATAAGActgaaaaaagagataaaaaacgGGAGCGATGTGTTGAAAGTAAACACAAATCACATGatgttaagaaaaagaaaaaagatcaaaagGTATTAGATAAACAATTAGGATATGTTAATTCGGATGTAGTGCCTAtacagcaacagcagcaaccATCACTTACAAAAGAAGAACAAGAACAGAGACAAAATGAAGAAACAATTGCTGCTACTAATTATTTAagtcaaatttttaacgaCGACGCATCTTCAAGGGGAATATCTGATAAACGAAAAGACGCCGGACTTATTTTAGATGATTTAGTAAGTAATGCGGTACAACCATCAGAACAAGAAAAAGATGTTCAA
- the LOC108002882 gene encoding ubinuclein-1 isoform X3, with product MSEAKRVPLQTLEFPESLGYATKKEKKGEKGKQLAPSFRFTLTLPESNEKACPEFNYAQLLKAAEKKRRKELKRGDENASNGLSFDDDDDDDKLRDMARRFEAKYGTSTMGRKRHKYDDYVDLGAGYDENDSFIDNTDAYDEIVPEEMTTAHGGFYINCGALEFRTTDRHLLVHNNNNNNNNNQSNDDESSESSEEDTEDVDSPKRSEKRNLSSSDEDDTEDITGDQPRNKKQKIDENGEKKQSHENIIKKKKKQNSQDQQNFQQDRDTLSRRKEKGETTDAEVSEDQEDKKKSDKIDTQKNKNTSDKKFDIKKFEKKTSSSNGYDTKKLELKKLGGKDSNIDDAIESVVNAARVEDESSRDTTDSGKSRCIGTESECDDIDKEEAPLPDSLPENIVEIVNKLKACAENNKEGKAKFFNAAVNALLLSLEKKLRALPSSSLRLETYGHLARFLPCSKVALQNRAKKLFVQDVDYKTRDLIKRLKTVIDEIMPSVVCKYVDECQKVAEGKEIEGSPEDVESSDDEGVCEDADKSKIPRKRFPWTEEAKKLVSEIASIKSQCYNVLRPRKLDMYTYVGSFMVRQVLPLWPRGYMTTHALLKFVGEAEPTTKKKTKKLKEVGNGNTTSSENVIYSSARVEASNISATFSQEKVSGGASKIQNVTENSTSYKQGTTKSDSIEKKQHSIKNKDKTKDTGNSGQYHENSTVLSNNSSVGKISVVPTAQLMAQKPIKNQMEKINLMDLVNSSLSITPVNDFHKSSTKMNENKKDVVSITAYSETSNVLPNTNEVPQSGHHSVHRQEASYSCTQSQHSNYSTSNQSSSLSKTVSLKHRLLNENTDIKNDKKLEDKDIDLVNKTEKRDKKRERCVESKHKSHDVKKKKKDQKVLDKQLGYVNSDVVPIQQQQQPSLTKEEQEQRQNEETIAATNYLSQIFNDDASSRGISDKRKDAGLILDDLVSNAVQPSEQEKDVQMVMRSLKELQELQEMKYSPSNSPINSNIQKSNKSNTQCATYQDEYSRLYLKKDVKLKSKEESQW from the exons ATGTCAGAAGCTAAAAGGGTACCTTTGCAGACCTTGGAGTTTCCGGAGTCCTTGGGCTACGCCacaaaaaaggagaaaaaaggggaaaagggCAAACAGCTCGCGCCCTCCTTCCGCTTTACACTTACCCTGCCAGAGTCGAACGAGAAGGCATGTCCTGAGTTCAACTATGCACAACTCCTCAAAGCAGCCGAG aaaaaacgtAGGAAAGAATTGAAACGGGGAGATGAAAATGCCAGCAATGGATTATCTTtcgatgacgatgatgatgatgataaactTCGAGATATGGCAAGACGGTTTGAAGcgaaatat gGAACTTCTACTATGGGCAGGAAACGACATAAATATGATGATTATGTGGATTTGGGAGCTGGATACGATgaaaatgattcttttatCGACAATACTGATGCA tATGATGAAATTGTACCAGAAGAGATGACCACAGCACATGGAGGATTTTACATTAACTGTGGAGCTCTTGAATTTCGGACAACAGATCGGCATTTATTGgttcataataataacaataataataataataatcaaagcAATGACGACGAAAGCAGTGAAAGTAGTGAAGAAGATACAGAGGATGTGGATAGTCCAAAAAGATCAGAAAAACGAAATCTTAGTTCATCAGATGAAGATGATACTGAAGATATTACTGGTGATCAACCAAGAAATaaa aaacaaaaGATAGATGAAAATGgtgaaaagaaacaaagtcatgaaaatattattaaaaagaagaaaaaacaaaattctcaagatcaacaaaattttcaacaagatAGAGATACTTTAAGCAGacggaaagagaaaggagaaactACAGATGCTGAAG TTTCAGAAGATcaagaagataaaaagaaatctgataaaatagatacacaaaaaaataaaaatacatcagataaaaaatttgatataaaaaaatttgaaaaaaagacgTCAAGTAGTAATGGTTATGATACGAAAAAATTAGAGCTAAAAAAATTAGGTGGTAAAGATAGTAACATTGATGATGCAATAGAAAGTGTAGTTAATGCTGCAAGAGTTGAAGATGAGTCAAGTAGAGATACAACAGATTCCGGTAAATCTCGGTGTATAGGTACAGAATCAGAATGTGATGATATCGATAAAGAAGAAGCACCATTACCTGATTCTCTTCCagaaaatattgtagaaatagttaataaattaaaagcatGTGCTGAAAAcaataaagaaggaaaagctaaattttttaatgcagcAGTAAATGCATTATTGTTGAG tttagagaaaaaattgagAGCACTTCCTTCTTCGAGTTTAAGATTAGAAACATATGGTCATCTCGCACGATTTTTACCATGTAGTAAAGTAGCACTTCAAAATAGagcaaagaaattatttgtgCAGGATGTGGATTATAAGACTAGAGATCTTATAAAAAg gcTAAAAACAGTGATTGATGAAATAATGCCATCTGTAGTATGCAAATATGTAGATGAATGTCAAAAAGTGGCTGAAGGAAA gGAAATAGAAGGATCACCTGAAGATGTTGAGAGTTCTGATGACGAGGGTGTTTGTGAAGATGCAGACAAATCGAAAATTCCTAGGAAGCGATTTCCTTGGACTGAAGAAgcaaa aaAACTTGTTTCTGAAATCGCAAGTATAAAGAGTCAATGTTACAATGTTTTAAGACCAAGAAAATTAGATATGTATACTTATGTTGGATCTTTTATGGTTCGTCAAGTATTACCATTATGGCCACGTGGTTATATGACCACACATGCTTTATTAAAGTTTGTTGGTGAAGCTGAACCTAC cacaaaaaagaaaacaaaaaaattgaaagaagttGGTAATGGTAATACTACCAGTTCAGAAAATGTGATCTACAGTTCTGCAAGAGTTGAAGCATCAAATATAAGTGCTACTTTTTCACAAGAGAAAGTCTCAGGGGGTGCATCTAAAATCCAAAATGTAACAGAAAATTCTACTAGTTACAAACAAGGAACTACAAAAAGTGATAGTATAGAGAAAAAGCAACATagtataaagaataaagataaaactaAAGACACTGGCAATTCGGGACAATATCATGAAAATTCAACagttttatctaataattctaGTGTAGGTAAAATTTCTGTTGTACCTACAGCTCAGTTAATGGCTCAGAAacctattaaaaatcaaatggaaaaaattaatttaatggacCTAGTTAATAGTTCTCTTTCTATTACACCAGTTAATGATTTTCATAAGTCATCTacgaaaatgaatgaaaataaaaaggatgTAGTTTCTATTACTGCTTACTCTGAAACTTCAAATGTTCTTCCAAATACAAATGAAGTGCCTCAAAGTGGACATCATTCCGTACACAGACAGGAAGCTTCATATTCATGTACACAATCACAACATTCTAATTATTCCACATCAAATCAATCATCTTCACTTTCAAAAACAGTATCTCTAAAACATAgattattgaatgaaaatactgatataaagaatgataaaaaactaGAAGATAAAGATATTGATTTGGTTAATAAGActgaaaaaagagataaaaaacgGGAGCGATGTGTTGAAAGTAAACACAAATCACATGatgttaagaaaaagaaaaaagatcaaaagGTATTAGATAAACAATTAGGATATGTTAATTCGGATGTAGTGCCTAtacagcaacagcagcaaccATCACTTACAAAAGAAGAACAAGAACAGAGACAAAATGAAGAAACAATTGCTGCTACTAATTATTTAagtcaaatttttaacgaCGACGCATCTTCAAGGGGAATATCTGATAAACGAAAAGACGCCGGACTTATTTTAGATGATTTAGTAAGTAATGCGGTACAACCATCAGAACAAGAAAAAGATGTTCAA
- the LOC108002882 gene encoding ubinuclein-1 isoform X2 produces the protein MSEAKRVPLQTLEFPESLGYATKKEKKGEKGKQLAPSFRFTLTLPESNEKACPEFNYAQLLKAAEKKRRKELKRGDENASNGLSFDDDDDDDKLRDMARRFEAKYGTSTMGRKRHKYDDYVDLGAGYDENDSFIDNTDAYDEIVPEEMTTAHGGFYINCGALEFRTTDRHLLVHNNNNNNNNNQSNDDESSESSEEDTEDVDSPKRSEKRNLSSSDEDDTEDITGDQPRNKKQKIDENGEKKQSHENIIKKKKKQNSQDQQNFQQDRDTLSRRKEKGETTDAEEDQEDKKKSDKIDTQKNKNTSDKKFDIKKFEKKTSSSNGYDTKKLELKKLGGKDSNIDDAIESVVNAARVEDESSRDTTDSGKSRCIGTESECDDIDKEEAPLPDSLPENIVEIVNKLKACAENNKEGKAKFFNAAVNALLLSLEKKLRALPSSSLRLETYGHLARFLPCSKVALQNRAKKLFVQDVDYKTRDLIKRLKTVIDEIMPSVVCKYVDECQKVAEGNPHLYWDIYRYCWEIEGSPEDVESSDDEGVCEDADKSKIPRKRFPWTEEAKKLVSEIASIKSQCYNVLRPRKLDMYTYVGSFMVRQVLPLWPRGYMTTHALLKFVGEAEPTTKKKTKKLKEVGNGNTTSSENVIYSSARVEASNISATFSQEKVSGGASKIQNVTENSTSYKQGTTKSDSIEKKQHSIKNKDKTKDTGNSGQYHENSTVLSNNSSVGKISVVPTAQLMAQKPIKNQMEKINLMDLVNSSLSITPVNDFHKSSTKMNENKKDVVSITAYSETSNVLPNTNEVPQSGHHSVHRQEASYSCTQSQHSNYSTSNQSSSLSKTVSLKHRLLNENTDIKNDKKLEDKDIDLVNKTEKRDKKRERCVESKHKSHDVKKKKKDQKVLDKQLGYVNSDVVPIQQQQQPSLTKEEQEQRQNEETIAATNYLSQIFNDDASSRGISDKRKDAGLILDDLVSNAVQPSEQEKDVQMVMRSLKELQELQEMKYSPSNSPINSNIQKSNKSNTQCATYQDEYSRLYLKKDVKLKSKEESQW, from the exons ATGTCAGAAGCTAAAAGGGTACCTTTGCAGACCTTGGAGTTTCCGGAGTCCTTGGGCTACGCCacaaaaaaggagaaaaaaggggaaaagggCAAACAGCTCGCGCCCTCCTTCCGCTTTACACTTACCCTGCCAGAGTCGAACGAGAAGGCATGTCCTGAGTTCAACTATGCACAACTCCTCAAAGCAGCCGAG aaaaaacgtAGGAAAGAATTGAAACGGGGAGATGAAAATGCCAGCAATGGATTATCTTtcgatgacgatgatgatgatgataaactTCGAGATATGGCAAGACGGTTTGAAGcgaaatat gGAACTTCTACTATGGGCAGGAAACGACATAAATATGATGATTATGTGGATTTGGGAGCTGGATACGATgaaaatgattcttttatCGACAATACTGATGCA tATGATGAAATTGTACCAGAAGAGATGACCACAGCACATGGAGGATTTTACATTAACTGTGGAGCTCTTGAATTTCGGACAACAGATCGGCATTTATTGgttcataataataacaataataataataataatcaaagcAATGACGACGAAAGCAGTGAAAGTAGTGAAGAAGATACAGAGGATGTGGATAGTCCAAAAAGATCAGAAAAACGAAATCTTAGTTCATCAGATGAAGATGATACTGAAGATATTACTGGTGATCAACCAAGAAATaaa aaacaaaaGATAGATGAAAATGgtgaaaagaaacaaagtcatgaaaatattattaaaaagaagaaaaaacaaaattctcaagatcaacaaaattttcaacaagatAGAGATACTTTAAGCAGacggaaagagaaaggagaaactACAGATGCTGAAG AAGATcaagaagataaaaagaaatctgataaaatagatacacaaaaaaataaaaatacatcagataaaaaatttgatataaaaaaatttgaaaaaaagacgTCAAGTAGTAATGGTTATGATACGAAAAAATTAGAGCTAAAAAAATTAGGTGGTAAAGATAGTAACATTGATGATGCAATAGAAAGTGTAGTTAATGCTGCAAGAGTTGAAGATGAGTCAAGTAGAGATACAACAGATTCCGGTAAATCTCGGTGTATAGGTACAGAATCAGAATGTGATGATATCGATAAAGAAGAAGCACCATTACCTGATTCTCTTCCagaaaatattgtagaaatagttaataaattaaaagcatGTGCTGAAAAcaataaagaaggaaaagctaaattttttaatgcagcAGTAAATGCATTATTGTTGAG tttagagaaaaaattgagAGCACTTCCTTCTTCGAGTTTAAGATTAGAAACATATGGTCATCTCGCACGATTTTTACCATGTAGTAAAGTAGCACTTCAAAATAGagcaaagaaattatttgtgCAGGATGTGGATTATAAGACTAGAGATCTTATAAAAAg gcTAAAAACAGTGATTGATGAAATAATGCCATCTGTAGTATGCAAATATGTAGATGAATGTCAAAAAGTGGCTGAAGGAAA tCCTCATTTATACTGGGATATATACCGGTACTGTTG gGAAATAGAAGGATCACCTGAAGATGTTGAGAGTTCTGATGACGAGGGTGTTTGTGAAGATGCAGACAAATCGAAAATTCCTAGGAAGCGATTTCCTTGGACTGAAGAAgcaaa aaAACTTGTTTCTGAAATCGCAAGTATAAAGAGTCAATGTTACAATGTTTTAAGACCAAGAAAATTAGATATGTATACTTATGTTGGATCTTTTATGGTTCGTCAAGTATTACCATTATGGCCACGTGGTTATATGACCACACATGCTTTATTAAAGTTTGTTGGTGAAGCTGAACCTAC cacaaaaaagaaaacaaaaaaattgaaagaagttGGTAATGGTAATACTACCAGTTCAGAAAATGTGATCTACAGTTCTGCAAGAGTTGAAGCATCAAATATAAGTGCTACTTTTTCACAAGAGAAAGTCTCAGGGGGTGCATCTAAAATCCAAAATGTAACAGAAAATTCTACTAGTTACAAACAAGGAACTACAAAAAGTGATAGTATAGAGAAAAAGCAACATagtataaagaataaagataaaactaAAGACACTGGCAATTCGGGACAATATCATGAAAATTCAACagttttatctaataattctaGTGTAGGTAAAATTTCTGTTGTACCTACAGCTCAGTTAATGGCTCAGAAacctattaaaaatcaaatggaaaaaattaatttaatggacCTAGTTAATAGTTCTCTTTCTATTACACCAGTTAATGATTTTCATAAGTCATCTacgaaaatgaatgaaaataaaaaggatgTAGTTTCTATTACTGCTTACTCTGAAACTTCAAATGTTCTTCCAAATACAAATGAAGTGCCTCAAAGTGGACATCATTCCGTACACAGACAGGAAGCTTCATATTCATGTACACAATCACAACATTCTAATTATTCCACATCAAATCAATCATCTTCACTTTCAAAAACAGTATCTCTAAAACATAgattattgaatgaaaatactgatataaagaatgataaaaaactaGAAGATAAAGATATTGATTTGGTTAATAAGActgaaaaaagagataaaaaacgGGAGCGATGTGTTGAAAGTAAACACAAATCACATGatgttaagaaaaagaaaaaagatcaaaagGTATTAGATAAACAATTAGGATATGTTAATTCGGATGTAGTGCCTAtacagcaacagcagcaaccATCACTTACAAAAGAAGAACAAGAACAGAGACAAAATGAAGAAACAATTGCTGCTACTAATTATTTAagtcaaatttttaacgaCGACGCATCTTCAAGGGGAATATCTGATAAACGAAAAGACGCCGGACTTATTTTAGATGATTTAGTAAGTAATGCGGTACAACCATCAGAACAAGAAAAAGATGTTCAA